In a single window of the Streptomyces sp. NBC_00285 genome:
- a CDS encoding ABC transporter substrate-binding protein, producing the protein MRSVRVRILATLLVLGVVGVGGWQLLPSDQDLGKTIKVGTTDEVTSLDPAGAYDAGSWALFNNVFQSLLAFEPGSATPVPDAAQSCGFKGSDLLTYRCVLREGLTFPSGREMTAKDVKYSFDRVKKINSDVGPAALLDTLKSVDASGRTVTFKLSSPDATFPFKVATGAGAIVDSSKYPAASLRTDNGVDGTGPYELTTYTKAKKAVLAPNGSYKGANKSAGRPVELVYYGNSAKLNTAWKAKQIDVAYRQLPPDVLAGLNASDPGQRVSEADSSEIRNLYLNTRSGKPLHDTKVRQAMAWLINREQLAASVYEGTVDPLYSLIPTGITGHTTSFFDTYPEPSVAKARALLAEAGVSTPVSFTYGYGLTSGSAAAEAKQLKKQLETGGLFKVTLKGYEWTDFQKRWATGKLDAYAVGWVADYPDPDTYGAPLVGTDGTMNTGYSSNEVDGLIQDSQRYADRGDAEQDFRRLQGDIARDVPAIPLWQAKEYVVSSEDVVGGQYLSDGTGVFRLWRLDWI; encoded by the coding sequence ATGCGGTCGGTTCGCGTGCGGATTCTCGCGACGCTGCTTGTGCTGGGTGTCGTGGGAGTGGGCGGCTGGCAGCTGCTCCCGTCCGATCAGGACTTGGGCAAGACAATCAAGGTGGGGACGACCGACGAGGTCACCTCGCTCGATCCGGCCGGCGCCTATGACGCCGGTTCGTGGGCGCTGTTCAACAACGTCTTCCAGTCGCTGCTGGCCTTCGAGCCGGGCAGCGCCACGCCCGTGCCCGACGCCGCCCAGAGCTGTGGGTTCAAAGGCAGCGATCTGCTCACCTACCGCTGTGTGCTGCGCGAGGGGCTCACCTTCCCGAGCGGCCGTGAAATGACCGCCAAGGACGTCAAGTACTCCTTCGACCGGGTCAAGAAGATCAACTCCGATGTCGGACCGGCCGCCCTGCTGGACACCCTCAAGTCGGTCGACGCCAGCGGCAGGACCGTCACCTTCAAGCTCTCCTCGCCCGACGCGACCTTCCCGTTCAAGGTGGCCACGGGCGCCGGCGCCATCGTCGACAGCAGCAAGTACCCGGCCGCCTCCCTGCGCACCGACAACGGCGTCGACGGAACCGGCCCGTACGAGCTGACGACGTATACGAAGGCGAAGAAGGCGGTCCTCGCGCCCAACGGCAGCTACAAGGGTGCCAACAAGAGCGCAGGCCGCCCGGTCGAGCTTGTCTACTACGGCAACTCGGCCAAGCTGAACACGGCCTGGAAGGCCAAGCAGATCGACGTCGCCTACCGCCAGCTGCCACCGGACGTGCTCGCCGGACTCAACGCGAGCGACCCCGGCCAGCGCGTCTCGGAGGCCGACAGCTCCGAGATCCGCAACCTCTACCTCAACACCCGCTCGGGCAAGCCGCTGCACGACACCAAGGTGCGCCAGGCCATGGCCTGGCTGATCAACCGGGAGCAGCTGGCCGCCTCGGTCTACGAGGGGACTGTCGACCCGCTCTACTCGTTGATCCCGACCGGCATCACCGGCCACACCACGTCGTTCTTCGACACCTACCCGGAGCCGAGCGTCGCGAAGGCGCGCGCCCTGCTGGCCGAGGCCGGCGTGTCCACGCCGGTCAGCTTCACCTACGGCTACGGCCTGACCAGCGGTTCCGCCGCGGCGGAGGCCAAGCAGCTCAAGAAGCAGCTGGAGACGGGCGGCCTGTTCAAGGTGACGCTCAAGGGCTACGAGTGGACCGACTTCCAAAAGCGCTGGGCGACCGGGAAGCTCGACGCCTACGCGGTCGGCTGGGTGGCCGACTATCCGGACCCGGACACCTACGGTGCCCCGCTCGTCGGCACCGACGGCACCATGAACACCGGCTACAGCAGCAACGAGGTCGACGGTCTGATTCAGGACAGCCAGCGATACGCCGACCGCGGCGATGCCGAGCAGGACTTCCGCCGTCTGCAGGGGGACATCGCCCGCGATGTCCCGGCCATCCCCCTGTGGCAGGCCAAGGAGTACGTCGTGAGCAGCGAGGACGTCGTCGGCGGCCAGTACCTCTCGGACGGCACCGGAGTCTTCCGGCTCTGGCGCCTCGACTGGATCTGA
- a CDS encoding ATP-binding protein, with translation MLRRNSFRLPRHPASVGLARRRVRDHLADWGHGPDDPALADAVLLVSELATNVVRHGPLLEREFEVAVTALADGSCLIEVSDEGRLEPRLRVVGAGEETGRGLHLVENIATAWGVWNRGRHGKTVWALVIADIADIAD, from the coding sequence GTGTTGAGACGCAACTCCTTCCGGCTGCCACGGCATCCGGCTTCCGTCGGTCTCGCCCGGCGCCGGGTCCGGGACCATCTGGCCGACTGGGGGCACGGACCGGACGATCCGGCCCTGGCCGACGCGGTGCTGCTGGTGTCGGAACTCGCCACCAACGTGGTGCGTCACGGGCCGCTCCTGGAGCGGGAGTTCGAGGTGGCGGTGACCGCGCTCGCCGACGGTTCCTGCCTCATAGAGGTCTCCGACGAGGGCCGGCTCGAACCCCGGCTGCGGGTGGTCGGCGCGGGGGAGGAGACCGGCCGCGGCCTGCACCTGGTGGAGAACATCGCCACCGCGTGGGGGGTGTGGAACCGAGGACGGCACGGCAAGACCGTGTGGGCCCTGGTGATCGCCGACATCGCCGACATCGCCGACTGA